Proteins from a single region of Mytilus trossulus isolate FHL-02 chromosome 2, PNRI_Mtr1.1.1.hap1, whole genome shotgun sequence:
- the LOC134704807 gene encoding rhodopsin, GQ-coupled-like: MIFILLEKRFSTVPTNFLLFILCLVDLVALCTSCLWHNLHRYGIIDTYEICAIRVFMQTFCPIYSGLVSVLMALDRAMAFSVPFFYRSKITKKVWSIVCFLGCICIACICILPHLGLGSMWNAVKKGDSVKYKCSAFQFPKESKQRIFLILFSSSGIILISLIAICNFIVVVTVMKLRHRNIEAKKKSGSNMSTKALELRFAVIVITLACVFITCWAPYNVWVMYTLLGVHMSPTTMGKIHMLAGFNFSIDPFVYLIIRKSNRLVIRRFFQCCRCCRQKKVLDFTTVNSTKQLDDLASKATLNT; this comes from the exons ATGATTTTCATTCTTTTAGAGAAAAGGTTCTCAACAGTACCAACAAACTTTCTGTTGTTCATTTTGTGTTTAGTTGACTTAGTTGCTTTGTGCACTTCCTGCCTATGGCATAACCTTCATCGATATGGTATTATAGACACTTATGAGATATGCGCTATTAGAGTTTTCATGCAGACATTTTGTCCAATTTATTCTGGACTTGTCAGTGTTTTGATGGCGCTAGACAGGGCTATGGCGTTTAGCGTCCCGTTTTTTTACCGTTCGAAAATTACGAAAAAGGTTTGGTCTATTGTTTGCTTTTTGGGGTGTATATGTATTGCATGTATTTGCATTTTGCCACATCTTGGACTAGGGAGCATGTGGAATGCTGTTAAAAAGGGAGACTCTGTCAAATACAAATGTTCGGCATTTCAATTCCCAAAAGAATCTAAGCAAAGAATATTCttgatattattttcatcatctgGCATAATTCTGATAAGCCTAATCGCCATTTGTAATTTCATTGTTGTGGTAACCGTGATGAAACTTAGACATAGAAATATAGAAGCAAAGAAGAAAAGCGGAAGTAATATGTCCACAAAAGCTTTAGAATTACGATTTGCTGTCATCGTTATCACCCTGGCTTGTGTGTTTATTACCTGTTGGGCACCATATAAC GTTTGGGTTATGTATACTTTGTTAGGTGTGCATATGTCGCCAACAACAATGGGAAAAATACATATGTTAGCTGGATTCAATTTTTCTATTGACCCTTTTGTGTACTTGATTATTCGGAAGTCTAACAGACTAGTTATAAGACGTTTCTTCCAATGCTGCCGATGTTGTCGACAAAAGAAAGTGCTGGACTTCACGACTGTTAATTCAACTAAACAGCTCGACGATTTGGCTTCTAAAG CCACACTCAACACATAG